The following coding sequences lie in one Arachis ipaensis cultivar K30076 chromosome B05, Araip1.1, whole genome shotgun sequence genomic window:
- the LOC107643300 gene encoding uncharacterized protein LOC107643300, with translation MTLDSSARTTSNAPSSNKITPQIKIRKPPHRKTSPVNWFPRKKVDSYLNRKIKMLQELDGMNLTLDQTLGNSNPHYSRVLREKMAARESANKAILARRAALVEASWCRILRAARIPSDDAEAQLSKAEKGAVEAFEAAQSMGVIMYDLSNCPKKHCRIETSSVNGEGSSTHMVTASFETAFDVDKEVAAAVKTAFVRLANCPSFSTDEFRELLRKINENPDADDKNQDISEFSSECDSESGSELDLNMPPPGTSHGNSRRRQSLEKFDRIKLVGTMLERLKCLQEDELSSLATIVATCGLNAALAQDNIKLHNPSSAIDHTSSSILNFPARRMSLLASGKKQVGCEIPSLDKFLVKHMTKLEREIQEAKSKRRNGTESDNDRSQKSVDGTLSETITDLGSILVKNYSKFEKEINKAKLEFQKDIPAVQSDMPNRRKDHAEVPSLDKFLVKHISRLEREVQEAKSRTINEGKIAKLGADLGISSGMDSSSSSEALAGKENVNINKEISMNYETQEKHCNLERSTSVAPLDGANDVTENKDGLDKILKEPIHGLEREKMQALSLGGNGEKYRRNQAVTGVTECESLDKILVKHVSRLEKEKMRFNSGGERVQVKRDNRHIHLDANAEGGLDQILVKHKSKLEREKMVASKQEEENPVSASMSRREARERELLQAWAGLSLGNSIKPHLSKLELDKAAWIKAEEEERRQAMKRI, from the exons ATGACGCTGGATAGCAGTGCCCGGACGACATCAAATGCTCCTAGCAGTAACAAGATTACGCCGCAAATCAAGATTAGAAAGCCTCCTCATCGTAAAACTTCTCCCGTCAATTGGTTCCCCCGCAAAAAAGTGGATTCTTACTTGAATAGAAAAATTAAGATGCTCCAG GAACTAGATGGTATGAATTTGACACTTGATCAGACTCTAGGCAATTCTAATCCGCATTATTCAAGAGTGCTGAGAGAGAAAATGGCAGCAAGAGAATCTGCTAATAAGGCAATATTGGCTCGAAGAGCTGCATTGGTGGAAGCTTCTTGGTGTCGTATTTTACGAGCTGCCAG GATACCTAGTGATGATGCTGAGGCTCAACTATCTAAAGCTGAAAAGGGTGCAGTGGAAGCCTTTGAGGCAGCCCAGTCTATGGGAGTTATCATGTATGATTTGTCAAATTGCCCTAAGAAGCATTGTCGAATTGAGACATCCTCTGTTAATGGAGAAGGATCATCCACTCATATGGTTACTGCATCTTTTGAAACTGCATTTGACGTGGACAAGGAAGTAGCTGCAGCTGTCAAAACAGCATTTGTCAGGCTTGCAAATTGCCCTTCCTTTAGCACGGATGAATTCCGAGAACTGCtaagaaaaattaatgaaaaccCAGACGCGGATGACAAGAATCAGGACATCTCTGAGTTCTCTTCAGAGTGTGACTCTGAATCTGGATCTGAGCTTGACTTGAATATGCCACCTCCAGGGACAAGTCATGGGAACAGTAGGAGGAGGCAGTCCCTTGAAAAATTCGACAGAATAAAGCTTGTGGGCACAATGCTTGAGAGGCTAAAATGTTTGCAAGAAGATGAACTTTCTTCACTTGCCACTATAGTTGCAACTTGTGGCCTAAATGCTGCCTTGGCTCAAGATAATATCAAGCTGCACAACCCAAGCTCTGCTATTGATCATACCTCCTCTTCGATTCTTAATTTTCCAGCAAGAAGAATGTCATTGCTGGCATCAGGAAAGAAGCAAGTTGGGTGTGAAATACCAAGTCTTGACAAGTTTTTGGTTAAGCACATGACCAAACTTGAGAGAGAGATTCAGGAAGCCAAGAGTAAGAGAAGAAATGGGACAGAATCAGACAATGATAGATCTCAAAAATCTGTTGATGGAACTCTATCTGAGACAATAACTGACTTGGGAAGTATTCTTGTGAAGAATTATTCAAAATTTGAGAAGGAAATCAATAAGGCAAAGTTGGAGTTCCAAAAGGATATACCAGCAGTCCAAAGTGACATGCCAAATCGTCGAAAGGATCATGCTGAAGTACCCAGCTTGGATAAGTTCTTAGTGAAACACATCTCAAGACTGGAAAGGGAAGTTCAAGAAGCCAAAAGCAGAACAATCAATGAAGGAAAAATTGCTAAGTTAGGAGCTGATCTAGGGATTTCCAGTGGAATGGATTCAAGTTCATCTTCTGAAGCATTGGCAGGGAAAGAAAACGTAAACATAAACAAGGAGATTAGTATGAATTATGAGACACAAGAAAAACACTGCAACTTAGAGAGAAGTACATCTGTAGCTCCTTTGGATGGTGCAAATGATGTGACTGAGAACAAAGATGGCTTGGACAAGATTCTGAAAGAGCCTATACACGGATTGGAAAGAGAGAAGATGCAAGCCTTGTCCCTGGGAGGCAATGGAGAAAAATATAGAAGGAACCAAGCAGTAACTGGTGTTACAGAATGTGAGAGCCTGGATAAGATTTTAGTCAAGCATGTCTCCAGGTTAGAGAAGGAGAAAATGAGGTTCAACTCAGGGGGCGAAAGAGTACAAGTTAAAAGAGATAATAGACACATCCATTTGGATGCAAATGCTGAAGGTGGTTTGGATCAAATTTTGGTTAAACATAAATCCAAACTTGAGCGAGAAAAGATGGTGGCTTCAAAGCAAGAGGAGGAGAATCCTGTTAGTGCCTCTATGTCTCGGCGAGAAGCAAGGGAGAGGGAGTTGCTACAAGCTTGGGCAGGGTTGAGCTTAGGAAACTCTATTAAGCCtcatctctctaagcttgaactaGACAAG GCTGCTTGGATTAAGGCAGAAGAGGAGGAAAGGAGGCAAGCAATGAAACGAATATGA